TCTCTTTTGAGCTAACAAAACCATCCCCAAGGTTTGGCATAACTGGTGTTGCTACTATACTATCATCTTCCTCCACGAATGATCGAAATTTATTCATTGAAGCGGGGATCTTAGTGAAAAATATTTCTTTGACATTTCTCATCAAACCCATATTATATGGATTCTCCTTCTTATCATATCTGTAGCGGAAATTCTCATAGGTGGTCTGCATTAGAACATCAGTCAGAATGTGTTGATAAAGAAATAACCAAAGTACCATTTGCTGAATTCACTTCGGAAAAAATCAAGAGTTAAATGTGCATATATTATTGTATTTGGCAATACcaaaaagaaaagcaaaagtATACTGATGTAGCAGAGGAAAAAGTTACCAAGAAACCAACATAAACATGAAAACAAAGCCAAGTAAAGATGAGACATCGGACATCATAAGCAATGACATAGTCACAACTCAAATGAACGGGACAACTGGAAAATTGCAATGCATATGATAGGCAGGAAATCCATGGCACCACACACCTAAAGTATAAGCCAGCATATACTCCGcgagagaaaaaaaattgttttaaaatactATTGAATCCTCCTAATACAGTGGGACTTCATTCACTGTTTCTCTCATGGTCCATACTCTGGATAGGATTGGAGTTCTCATAATGGAATATGTGACCTGCCTAATAAGGACGCATAGTATAAAACTGGAGACTCAAATAAAGAAGAAATTGGGTTGAAATCTTCTGGGAGTCGAATAGTAAATTTGGAAATTGCAATTTTCTTATTTAAGTAGATAGTATAATTCTCTAGCACAACGAGAACAAAAATCTCACGACAACCACACTCTCATGTAAAAAGCGAAAAGCTACAAAGAAAATAATTACTAAGACTGATAACATTACTATGACACAAGCTTTAAATTTTATCCACAAgctaaataaatgaaaattactTCAACAAAAGTTAAAGCAACAGCCACTTAAACAATGTCCAACACAAGCATCATTCAAACTTACTCCAAAAGCAAAACCATAAACGCCCATCATCAATTATGGAATAGGAAACCTCCTTATTCCACTAAATGTATGTTATAGCCCAACACCTTATTCCTAATCGCATGTCCCCAtctaaattagtttataatcaCAAAAAACTCTTAAACCTGAAAGCATTTGTTATTTGTTGCTACTAGAAACAGTTGAGTTGAGTGAAGAGAAAAAGCCATCTTAAGCTGATATGAGGAAGCTAGATCACATAGTTCTCCTCCTAACATCACATTCTatctaatttatcttttaaacctCCATACTCACAGCAAAATCACAATAAGATGTTACAAATGAAAGAATAAGGTTAAGGTAATAGTAGCCACTTCAAAAAATAAGTAAACCAACTATAAAAAGAGCTAAAGAATAATAAGAAAAACATCACCCAGTTGAGGAACTAAGACAATCACCTGGTTTGTACTAATCAGATAGGAATGGAAAATTGTAAGGCCGCCGACAAACCAGACAGCTACAAAGCAGTAGACAATGAGAAAATCAGAGAGGATGTCATGTGTTATAGCTTTCCAAACGGGCTCCTTCTTGCTAAGGATGTGAATCCATGAAAAcacaaacacatatatacacaaAATAGTTGCTGTTGATATAAACATGAAGAAGAAGCGATAGTTACGCTGCAAACAAAGTCAAGTTGTGATAATTAGTTTCAAATAGAAAAGTAACAATTCGTGATAATGCTTATTCAAGATTCATCAAAGATTTGAAAGTCAATTTGCTGATCAGCTTCACATTGTGattttttcaagaaaaattgCTGATACACACAGTTTAGTTCACCCATACCAAGTCGTGGATAGATACACACAATTTTCTAAATGCAAATACATCCAAGTTAGGAAAATTGCTGGTTCTCCATCGTAAGTTTATTTCCTGTTACTCTGACTTAAATTTTCCAATCATTTGTACACTATTTTGTAAgatttcttttcaaaacatatttcccATGATAGgggttttttcttttaataatacaaatcaGTTAGGGAAATTTTCTGCCAATAAAACTGAAGAATGTGTCTCCTAATTACCACATGAAATCAAAACATGCCCGTATTTTTAACCGTCAGATGATATCCACATGAATAagtaaatcataaaatttagtCCTTGACACTGAGATCATTTCAAAGCAGTCTAACTTTTACAACCTTTTGTTTTCAACAAGAAAATAAGCATGCGCACACCTCAATTAGGGAGCAATTTTGAATAATAAGACCAGCTATTAACACAtcaaaaagttgagtttatatCATATGTAAGTCCAGGATACATTCAAGTAGACAAAAAGGAAATATAAGAGTACAAGGTTCACCTTAAAATCAAAAAAGGGATCTAACATTTCATAAGGAGAAAATATGCGAACCAGATGTTCTACTTAACAAATTATCTTCATGGCACATCCAGCCAATAGATCCAAATGGAAAGAAGTTTCAGGAAAATTTTCACTAAATCCTGCTCAAAACCCTTGTATTTTACATTTCTCAAACTaaaaagaagttattagatgTGCATCCATGTTTGGTAAAAGGAATTTTCTTTTTGAGGATTTCATTTTACTCGCTCTAATTTCTATAAGAATTTAGAAGCTATGTAATGGGTAAATTGAAGAGTCACCCACAAAAGTTGAAAGTTAGTCTAACAATACTAATGATGACCAATATAACCGTTATTTTCCTGAAAACATAAGAATGTAaaagaacaaaagaaaacaaacttACAATTCCAATGCACTGACCAACCCAAGGACAGTGATGATCAAATCTCTGAACGCAATTGTTGCAGATTGAACAATGGGAAGCACGGGGAGGACGATAAAGCAAACAAGTATCGCAGTACTTAACTTTGACTGAATGGCCATTTACGATTACGTCTTTTGTCCGCGGTAATCTTAAATGTGGGGTTCTACCATTGACCCATTCCATAGAAGGTGTAGCTGCATCGAGTGCTTCATCAGATTCAGGAGGCCGTGAATTTCTAGAGACTATTCCAGGATCTCTACTAGAGGTCAAGCAGAGGAACACTAAATCCTGTTGAAAGATGAattccaattaaaaaaataatcttcCTATACAAGTATAAGCAGTCATTGCAAGAAGATTATTCATGGCATAATGTTTTACGTATCTAAGCAAAAACAACTTGGTACCACGAATATATAAACTGTGCATTTCAATGACTGTCCGATGGTTTAAGAAAATGTGCATTTCAATGACTTTGCAGCGATGTGAGTTGTTACTAATGGAAAACGAGGTGCGTTTTCCGGAtggaaataaaacaaaaaccaaatgtAGCACGCATAGAAAAATGAATACTTACGAGTATAGTTAAGAAAGCGCCCACGATTAAGACAGGATACCAATGGTAAGGATGTCTGGTTTGATTGTCGATAATCTTGAAGTAGGTTTTGACACAAAACGCAATTGCAGGTGCAGCAACAAGAAGCGTGGACAGAAACATTGAGGCCACATCAGGACCAAATATCAATCTTCCACCACAAAAGAATCTCTGAACAAACAAAGTGTTAGTATTGAAGTTATGAATTGATATTAGCAGAATGGGAAACTGATAGAGAGTACATAAACACACAATAATACTCCCTTCGTCCCGTTTAAGAACAAACATACGCTATTTTTACATGTCCCATCAAAGAGCCCATATCGTGTTTTCAGTGCCAATTTATACGAATTTCTTCCTTCACccaattttttctttctaaaattaaCGACTCTTACTCAAAACACAAATTATTAGTAGAATATCATCATTAATATGGGTAAAATATACAAATTCATACCGTGGTTTGTCTGGTTTAAAAAATACATGTAAAAAAAAGGCAAAAGAAGAAGAGACTCACATTGCTTCCTTTCCAAAGTTGATAGAGCCTTCTGGGTTTAGGGTTAGAGATGGAATTGGAATTCATAACGACGACCAGAACAACAGCAAATGAAAAATCAGTAGCTGTTGTAATGGTGGTGTTAGAGAAGAAGACCGATTATACCAATGACACACATTCTGTCTATCTGTACATTTCttactaatttatattattcaaatgCAACGCTGGCATACAATCTTACATGTTCCTTCCTTTTGGCGGATCTTTCAATTCTCTCCCGCCTTTTTCGCTCACTTTTTAATTACCCTGTTATTCAATTCAAATACATTGTGTATAAATATTATTCCACGTTTGTTGTGGTTTTGTTCGCTTACTCTTTGGAACGGGTCCGCTTCGGTTGACAATCATTTCTTTTGTTTGTGTTGGCAACCATTTTGGTTTGTCTTGCTCCTATGCACCACTAATTTCATCTCTTATCATATAAGTTTCTTttccgtaatatatatatatattgcccGGAAATATTTATTgacttgaatttttaaatttataaaaaggatCGATTTGAAGTTTGATGTTTAAACTAAACTTGTAAAAAGATGTTCGCAGAGCTTCTTTAGTTAATAAATTAACCGAATAAACTAACCAGATTAATCTGGGAGTTAAGAAACTCGGGCGAGATTAATATCAGAACCACtcttaaattaaaacaatccgagGATTGTGGGATAAAAAGCACTGAActtgatttttgattaattgattgAGAGATCCAACATCCTGATTCTCTGAACTATTTATGTCTCtacaaaataaaagttcaatttttatttctaagAAAAAAGTTATAATCTAATCCTAATTCTAGTTGCACAAGATTTGCTAAATTAAAAGGCTTCATTTGGGCCGTATGCCCTGATTAAGCCTGTTTAATCTTCTGGGCTTTTCTTTTTGGGCCGGGATAatcaatgcccccaacaagtctGAAATAACAagggttttttacacaaatcccctaaaagAGCAACTCTCTATTGTTTTTACCtcacaaaataaaaatgtgcaaaaatcacccaaaaagatgaaaaagtTAGCGTAAATCACCCATACTCGAAAATAAGTTGATTTTATAGTGAAATAGGACAGATCTACCCTTTCTATGTTAAAGACATGTATAACCCATAAAAACATTGTTTGCCCTTAACCTCCTAACTCCGATCTTCATGAACAACAGCGCGTACGAAGATGACAATTAAATTGAGTTCAATCACGGACGATTCTCATCGAAGGAAGAAGAATGGGTTATTGCTCCAGCGGAGAAGGGGGTATTGGTGTGGTTGTTGCTCGTCCAAATGCGACGGCAACGGCTAGGATGAAGCAGGATGCGACGGCAACGGTTGATGAGAGGGATGCGACGACAACGGCTAGGATGAAGCGAGATGTGACGGCAACGGTTGATTAGAGGGATGCGACTGCAGCAGTTGATGAGAAGGATGTGATGGCAGCGGCTAGGATGAAGCGGATTGctcagattttaaaatttgactgACCCAAATCGGAGACGGTAGCCATGGAAGCAAGATTGCAGCAATGAAGTGAAAAAGTAGAcaacatttttgttatttaaaaatcaatagTAGATTGAAAATTGTTTCCAATCTAATAAAATCTTCTTGTACTGTGATTCATATGTTTTTCAATTCAAAACGGTATAATTGATATACTGTTCGttgcaaaaaaattgattgGATTATATCAGGTGGTTGCAAGTAcaaggtttttttttattatagttcATGTTTGGAATATATTTTTGAATCATCTATTAAAAGTTGAATCATGTTAATTAATCTTAGAAAGTTTATAAGGAAATGGTTTCTTAGACGAATCCCTACAAATTCAAGAGCGTGACAGTGATAAATAAAGTTTAAAGTGCTGATTTTATGATTTTGCTTTAGAATGATACATGTGATCACTTAGTTTGTTGATGGAGTTTTGcattcattttatttaaaaatcaatttaattgtaatAAATTAGACAATTAAGATGAGTATTATGAAGGGTTTTTTGTGGTGCGTTTATTTTGGCGTTTGCTGAGCATTTGATCTAGAACCGACTAATTCTGACtgattaattttgattataaagAGCAGCAATAAAtcttttattaaaaactgatttaaggtagttcagttgatataggttcacatcaggttcacatcaagtcgattttcggttttataaactgtcaaatacatttcatttaaaaagagatattcaatttgtatattaaactaaatctcaaaattctctcgatataaaatgtcagttaaaattgtaaagagcagcaagacaaatttcatttaaaaattgaattaaggtagttcaatTGATACAAAATTCACATCAGGTTCAaatcaggttgattttcagttatatagactgtcaaatacatttcacttaaaagctatattcaatttgtatactacactaaatctcaaaaattctctctatataaaacgtatttaagattgtaaagagcagtaagacaatttttattaaaagttgaattaaggtagttcagttgatataggttcacataagGTTTACATCAGGTTGATATacggttttatagactgtcgaatacatttcacttaaaagagatattcaatttgtatattatactAAATCTAAAAATTCTCTCTACATAAAATGTATTTGAGATTGTAAAGAGTAGtaagataaaatatattaaaaattgaattaagatagttcagttgatataagttcacattcggttcacatcaggttgattttagattttatagactgtcaaatacattttagTTAATAGAGATATCCagtttgtatattacactaaatctcaaaattctctctatataaaattcagttaagattgtaaagagcagtaagacaaaatttattaaaaactgaattaagtTAGTTTAGTTTATGTCAGTTAAGATTCTAAAGGAGTtttgaaaattaacaatttctcTGCATATCTATCATGTAAAACACGATTCTATTCATTTCATATTCATATAGGTTCACaacaggttcacatcaggttgatatTCGGTTTTATAgattatcaaatacatttcagtTACAAGAGATATGCAAGTTGTATatcactaaatctcaaaattctttttacataaaatgtcagttaagattgtaaaggacagtaagacaaattttattaaaaactgagTTAAGGTAGTCAGTTTATATATGTTCACATCAgattgattttcggttttatagagtgtcaaatatatttcacttaaaaaatatattcaattacgctaaatttcaaaattctccatatataaaatgtcagttaaaatCGTAATGAGtaataagacaaattttattagaataagttaattttaaaattataataagctTGTTATGAATTTACTTTATAAAGTtcacattgagtttatattgagttgctATTGAGTTGTTACAGAAATACATTGTATTTATATcaaatttacattaaatttatgCATATCactgtaaaaaaataaactatattttaataaattcatttaattaGACAGAATTAATTGAaatgtataattaatttaataaaaatttagactaaattcatttattttacattGACATTTagtttacatttaaatttatgttCAATTTACATTCTATTtcacattaatattattttaattacactaatccaattttaaatttataattaatttaataaaaatttattttaatatacatTAAAGCTATTTTTTGACCACTTTCAGTGTTTATGTACTTTCAACTTTGAGTGTACATTTTCAGTATCCACCAACCTTGAACCACTCTGTTTTTCCAAATTCCTACTATTCCTAACCATCTTTTCTTCCTCTTTTATTTTCTGCATATAAGCTTCTTCGTCAGTTACAACAGTTACAATtgagttatttttataatttttaaaaaacaaaatactttCTTTTTAAATCAATATCTCAAATTTAATTATCACAATAGACAAATTAAACATGTTTTTAGAATTTTCATTTTGCCTATTATACCAAATATGGCGATTCAGTTCAACGGAGATTTAAGGGCTGTCCATCTGAATTCTTTTTCAACAGCAGGAGACTTGTCAAAAAAAGCACCTCCATTTCTTCTTCAACCAGTTTATACAAATtcctttttcaaaattttcaccgCGGCGGCCATGATCGGAGTTTCATCGGAAGTAGATCTTGTTGagatgtcaaaaaataaaaacaaagccAAAGAAATAAATGAATCACTCGATCACTTCTCCTAGCCAATCTATGCGCTGCTCCACTATTTGTAAGTTCAAGAGTTTTAGCAAAGCACCATCGTCAAGTCCGACCGCCGCCGCAGCCGACCATAGCCAGGTCCGACCACCGATGGTTTAACCAG
This window of the Mercurialis annua linkage group LG5, ddMerAnnu1.2, whole genome shotgun sequence genome carries:
- the LOC126683188 gene encoding probable protein S-acyltransferase 4, producing the protein MNSNSISNPKPRRLYQLWKGSNRFFCGGRLIFGPDVASMFLSTLLVAAPAIAFCVKTYFKIIDNQTRHPYHWYPVLIVGAFLTILDLVFLCLTSSRDPGIVSRNSRPPESDEALDAATPSMEWVNGRTPHLRLPRTKDVIVNGHSVKVKYCDTCLLYRPPRASHCSICNNCVQRFDHHCPWVGQCIGIRNYRFFFMFISTATILCIYVFVFSWIHILSKKEPVWKAITHDILSDFLIVYCFVAVWFVGGLTIFHSYLISTNQTTYENFRYRYDKKENPYNMGLMRNVKEIFFTKIPASMNKFRSFVEEDDSIVATPVMPNLGDGFVSSKEKIDIEMGAKHAEEKNYSLPEILRNLDYDDDSEDNLKTKQEEGMPSSDPFLPNEQDAKMLLQISVVKDEVREPVQGSTTGDDGVVESVLSSRGYVECSTAGDGMEDPVQMSSLEDKIRGNAAADVRESPESCAAEDGVRDSINSSAGEETNSVEEIKKQS